In the Sarcophilus harrisii chromosome 1, mSarHar1.11, whole genome shotgun sequence genome, one interval contains:
- the CAMP gene encoding cathelicidin antimicrobial peptide isoform X1, which yields MRMQKVSNMQIFLLILGLLSLTPLAPAQDQRYQELVNRFIREYNRNSGSENLFRLSILNLPPGEDNDPPTLLPLSFTIAETVCPNSENRNPDECDFRENGVVKECVGTIALDSAEPSVDISCDGPGKMKRMGIFHLFWAGLRKLGNLIKNKIQQGIENFLG from the exons ATGAGGATGCAGAAGGTCTCAAACATGCAGATATTCCTGTTGATCCTGGGACTGCTCAGCCTGACTCCACTTGCCCCTGCTCAGGACCAAAGATACCAGGAGCTGGTGAATAGATTCATCAGGGAATACAATAGGAATTCAGGATCTGAAAACCTCTTTCGACTCTCCATCCTGAATCTGCCACCTGGGGAA gaCAATGATCCTCCTACTCTTTTACCTTTGAGCTTTACCATTGCTGAGACCGTGTGCCCCAATTCTGAAAATCGCAATCCAGATGAATGTGACTTCCGGGAAAATGGG GTGGTGAAAGAATGCGTTGGAACCATTGCTCTGGATTCTGCCGAGCCCTCTGTTGATATTTCCTGTGATGGG CctggaaagatgaaaagaatgggaattttccatttattttgggCCGGATTGAGAAAACTGGGTAACTTAATCAAGAACAAAATTcagcaaggaattgaaaattttttGGGGTAG